The Euphorbia lathyris chromosome 8, ddEupLath1.1, whole genome shotgun sequence genome has a window encoding:
- the LOC136203628 gene encoding uncharacterized protein: MASHPSLYFSSLVCILLCGSFVNFCPCLSVSDVDDEFSIIGTDILAFHGDYTPPSPPPPAPPPHPPSVSCQDDLRGIGSLNTVCKLQSSLNFTDDVYIEGNGTLDILSGVVLSCPIGGCSILVNMSKEFRLGGNSVIVAGTLSVAAYNVSLAEGSKINVTALAGEPPAQTSGTPSGLQGAGGGHGGRGASCVTDNTKLPDDVWGGDAYSWSELHQPWSYGSKGGTTSKEDNYGGEGGGRIGFQVGNLIDVGGSLLADGGYGGIKGGGGSGGSINIKAHRMSRTGAGKLSASGGDGFAGGGGGRVAFNVFSRHDETEFFIHGGRSFGCTGNSGAAGTYYDTVPRSLVVCNNNMSTNTDTLLLEFPKQPLWTNVYIQNHAKASVPLFWSRVQVQGQISLSSGAVLSFGLAHYASSEFELMAEELLMSDSILKIYGALRMSVKIHLMLNSKVLIDGGGDTIVATSLLEASNLVVLKESSVIHSNANLGVHGQGFLNLSGPGNMIESQRLILSLFYSISVGPGSVLRGPLENASDNNMAPRLYCDRQDCPMELIHPPEDCNVNSSLSFTLQICRVEDVVVEGMITGSVVHFHWVRNVVVESSGMISASGLGCTGGLGRGNFLDYGLGGGAGHGGKGGDAYYNGSFIEGGSAYGDSGLPCELGSGSGNDTLSGATAGGGIIVMGSPEHGLSSLLVYGSITADGESFPQNVKKKNGRMGFNVSPGGGSGGTILLFIRTMALGNSSIISTIGGHGSSDGSGGGGGGRVHFHWSDIAVGDEYLPIATANGSIRTGGGSGRGQGLGGGNGTLTGNACPRGLYGIFCEECPVGTFKNISGSDRALCHDCPLHELPGRGRYVAVRGGVTERPCPYKCTSERYHMPNCYTALEELVYTFGGPWLFSFILLGLLILLALVLSVARMKYASGDELPAVVPPQRSSRIDRSFPFLESLNEVLETNRNEESQNHVHRMYFMGPNTFSEPWHLPHCPPQQVIEIVYEDAFNRFVDEVNGIAAYQWWEGSIYSILSLLAYPLAWSWLQQCRKNKLQQLRDFVRSEYDHSCLRSCRSRALYEGLKVAATSDLMLAYVDFFLGGDEKRPDLPPPLYQRFPMYLVFGGDGSYMAPFSLHSDNILTCLMDQSVPPTIWYRFVAGLNAQLRLIRRGHLKISFGYVVSWLETHANPALSEYGVNVDLAWFQPTSSGYFQFGLVVCSTENESVSSSTEDQDRQSWLLRVHRGNQLEHPKIAEQLRTRKAILGGVLDLKNLRTLKLRRTICFPFSFILYSTKPVGHQDLIGLFMSIILLADISLVLLTLLQMYSISMLSFLLVISILPLGVLFPFPAGISALFSHGPKRSAGLARLYALWNITSLINVVVAFICGFVHYMIHTRKKHANFQSWNFSVDESEWWMLPSGLVLCKIIQARLVDCHVANQEIQDQSLYSNDPEVFWQS, translated from the exons ATGGCTTCTCATCCGTCGCTTTACTTTTCTTCTCTTGTTTGTATCTTGCTCTGCGGAAGTTTTGTTAATTTTTGCCCTTGTTTGAGTGTTTCTGATGTTGACGACGAGTTTTCTATCATCGGTACTGATATTCTTGCTTTTCATGGAGATTATACTCCTCCATCTCCACCACCTCCGGCTCCTCCACCTCATCCTCCCTCCGTTTCTTGCCAGGATGATCTTCGAGGAATTGGCTCTCTCAACACTGTTTGTAAGCTCCAATCCAGCTTGAATTTTACCGATGATGTGTATATAGAAGGAAATGGGACTTTAGATATACTTTCTGGTGTTGTTTTGAGCTGTCCTATTGGAGGATGTTCAATTCTGGTTAATATGAGTAAAGAATTTAGGTTAGGTGGGAATTCTGTGATTGTAGCAGGAACTTTATCAGTGGCTGCTTATAATGTGAGTTTGGCTGAGGGTTCGAAGATAAATGTTACTGCGTTGGCTGGTGAGCCTCCGGCTCAAACCAGTGGGACACCATCAGGATTGCAGGGGGCTGGCGGTGGACATGGGGGAAGAGGAGCGAGTTGTGTGACGGACAATACGAAATTGCCGGATGATGTTTGGGGTGGTGACGCGTATTCATGGTCGGAATTGCATCAGCCGTGGAGTTATGGCAGCAAAGGAGGGACTACGAGTAAGGAAGACAATTACGGCGGGGAAGGGGGTGGAAGGATTGGTTTTCAAGTCGGAAATTTGATTGACGTCGGAGGCAGTTTGTTGGCGGATGGGGGTTACGGTGGCATCAAGGGTGGTGGTGGTTCTGGTGGCAGCATCAATATCAAGGCTCACAGAAT GAGCAGGACTGGAGCTGGTAAGCTAAGTGCTTCTGGGGGTGATGGGTTTGCTGGAGGTGGCGGTGGGAGAGTTGCTTTTAATGTTTTCAGCAGACATGATGAAACGGAATTTTTTATTCATG GAGGAAGGAGTTTTGGCTGTACTGGAAACTCGGGTGCTGCAGGGACATATTATGATACTGTTCCTCGTAGTCTTGTTGTTTGCAATAATAACATGTCCACCAATACTGACACGCTTTTGTTGGAGTTTCCCAAACAGCCACTGTGGACGAATGTGTATATTCAGAACCATGCCAAGGCTTCTGTTCCATTGTTTTGGAGTAGGGTTCAG GTTCAAGGTCAAATTTCTTTATCCTCTGGTGCAGTTCTGAGCTTTGGCCTTGCACATTATGCCTCGTCAGAGTTTGAGTTGATGGCAGAAGAGCTTTTAATGAGTGACTCGATTCTTAAG ATATATGGGGCTCTTCGTATGTCAGTCAAGATACACCTGATGTTAAATTCAAAAGTACTTATAGATGGAGGTGGTGATACAATAGTAGCAACATCTTTGCTTGAGGCCAGCAATTTAGTTGTTCTCAAG GAATCCTCTGTGATACATTCGAATGCAAATTTGGGAGTTCATGGACAGGGGTTTTTAAATTTGTCTGGCCCAGGCAATATGATTGAATCACAGCGCCTGATTTTATCATTGTTTTATAGTATTAGT GTTGGACCTGGTTCTGTTCTTCGAGGTCCTTTGGAGAATGCCAGTGATAATAATAT GGCACCACGGCTCTACTGTGATCGCCAAGACTGCCCAATGGAGTTGATTCATCCACCTGAAGATTGTAATGTCAACTCTTCACTTTCCTTCACTCTGCAG ATTTGTCGAGTTGAAGATGTTGTTGTTGAAGGGATGATAACAGGATCTGTTGTTCATTTTCATTGGGTTAGAAATGTAGTCGTGGAGTCTTCTGGAATGATCAGTGCATCTGGTCTAG GATGCACTGGTGGATTGGGCAGAGGAAATTTTTTAGATTATGGTCTTGGTGGTGGTGCTGGACATGGGGGCAAAGGTGGGGATGCATATTACAATGGCTCCTTTATTGAGGGTGGTTCTGCATATGGTGATTCCGGATTGCCTTGTGAACTTGGCAGTGGCAGTGGAAATGACACTCTGTCAGGAGCAACTGCTGGTGGTGGCATAATAG TGATGGGTTCTCCAGAGCATGGACTGTCTAGTTTGTTAGTTTATGGTTCCATTACAGCTGATGGAGAAAGCTTTCCACAAAATGTTAAGAAAAAGAATGGCAGGATGGGTTTCAACGTAAGTCCCGGGGGTGGTTCTGGTGGAACAATTCTTCTTTTTATTCGTACGATGGCACTTGGTAATTCTTCTATTATCTCAACTATTGGAGGGCATGGCAGTTCTGATGGGAGTGGTGGTGGAGGTGGTGGGAGGGTTCACTTTCATTGGTCAGATATTGCAGTAGGAGATGAGTATCTGCCAATTGCAACTGCCAATGGAAGCATTCGGACTGG GGGGGGATCTGGTAGAGGTCAAGGTCTTGGTGGTGGAAATGGGACTCTTACTGGAAACGCCTGTCCAAGAGGACTTTATGGTATtttttgtgag GAATGCCCTGTTGGGACTTTCAAGAACATTAGTGGATCTGATAGAGCGCTTTGTCATGACTGCCCATTGCATGAGCTTCCGGGTCGTGGAAGATATGTTGCTGTTCGAG GTGGTGTCACTGAAAGACCTTGTCCGTACAAGTGCACTTCTGAGAGATATCATATGCCAAATTGTTATACAGCTCTTGAAGAGTTGGTATATACTTTTGGTGGTCCATGGTTGTTCAGTTTTATTCTCTTGGGTCTTCTTATTTTGTTAGCACTTGTGCTTAGTGTTGCACGAATGAAATATGCTTCTGGGGATGAACTACCAGCTGTTGTGCCTCCTCAACGTAGCTCTAGAATCGATCGCTCCTTTCCATTCTTGGAATCACTTAATGAG GTGTTAGAAACAAATAGAAATGAAGAATCCCAGAATCATGTGCATAGGATGTATTTTATGGGTCCAAATACTTTTAGTGAACCTTGGCATCTGCCACACTGTCCTCCTCAACAAGTGATTGAAATTGT GTATGAGGATGCATTCAATAGATTTGTGGATGAGGTTAATGGTATAGCTGCTTACCAATGGTGGGAAGGATCAATTTACAGCATTCTTTCTCTTCTTGCATATCCACTTGCATGGTCCTGGCTACAACAGTGTCGCAAAAATAAATTACAGCAACTTCGTGATTTCGTACGATCAGAATATGATCATTCCTGCTTACGCTCTTGCCGGTCACGTGCTCTCTATGAAGGTCTTAAG GTGGCTGCAACTTCAGATCTAATGCTGGCATATGTGGACTTTTTCCTGGGTGGAGATGAGAAAAGACCTgatcttcctcctcctctttaTCAGAGGTTTCCCATGTATTTAGTTTTTGGAGGGGATGGGAGTTATATGGCTCCTTTCTCTCTTCACAGTGACAATATTCTCACCTGCCTCATGGATCAG TCTGTTCCTCCAACCATTTGGTACCGATTTGTGGCTGGACTGAATGCTCAACTGCGCCTCATTCGACGTGGGCACTTGAAGATTAGTTTTGGTTATGTTGTTAGCTGGCTTGAGACACATGCAAACCCAGCTTTAAGTGAATATGGTGTAAATGTTGATCTTGCATGGTTTCAGCCTACATCTTCCGGGTATTTCCAGTTTGGGCTTGTAGTATGTTCAACTGAGAACGAGAGTGTTTCATCATCGACTGAAGACCAAGACAGACAGTCATG GTTACTTAGAGTGCATAGAGGTAATCAACTGGAGCACCCAAAAATAGCTGAACAACTAAGGACCCGTAAAGCGATTTTAGGAGGGGTATTGGATTTGAAGAATTTACGAACACTCAAATTAAGGAGGACCAtatgttttcctttttctttcatCCTTTATAGTACTAAACCTGTTGGTCATCAG GATCTAATTGGTCTGTTCATGTCTATAATTTTACTAGCAGATATTAGCTTAGTCCTGCTTACTTTGC